The region GCCCTCACCGATCACGACACCACCGCGGGGTGGGCCGAGGCGGAGCGGGCGGTGCGGGAGCACCGCGGGCCGGGCCGTCTGCGGGTCGTTCCCGGCGCCGAGCTCTCCTGCGCCTGCCCGGACGGCAACGGGCGCACCATCACCGTGCACCTGCTCGCCTACCTCTTCGACCCGCGCTCCACCGCGCTGGCGGAGGAGCAGTCGCGGCTGCGCGCCGAGCGGCGGGTGCGGCTGCGCGCGATGGCGCAGCGGATGGCCGACGACGGCTTCCCCGTCGATCCCGACGAGCTGATGGCGGGTCTGCCGCCGGACTCACCGGGCGGGCGCCCGCACCTGGCCAGGGCGCTGGTCCGCGCGGGCACCGTCGCCAGCGTCGACGAGGCGTTCGCCCGGTACCTGGGCGGCCGGGGCAGCTACTACCTCCCGCGCACCGACACACCGGTGCACCGCGCGATCGACATGATCACCGAAGCCGGCGGCGTGACCGTGCTGGCGCACCCGTTCGCCGCCGCGCGGGGACCGATGGTGTCCGCCGAGGTCATCGCGGAGCTGGCCGGACACGGGCTCGGCGGCGTCGAGATCGACCATCCCGACCACGATCCCCAGGTGCGGGACCGGCTGCGGGCGCTGGCCGCCGAGCTGGACCTGGTGCCGACCGGCAGCAGCGACTACCACGGCACCAACAAGACGATCGCGATCGGCCAGGAGACCACCGCGCCGGAGTCGCTGGACCGACTGGCGCAGCGGTGCACCGGGAGCAAGATCATCGGGTGATCCGCCGGTCGGCGGGCCAGTTCCCGGCAATGGCCGCGAACTGCGTACTGTGGTGAGCGTGCAGGGGCAGCTCGGACTTGAAGGCATCCCCACCAAGCTGGTGCGCGTCACGCCGGCTCGGTTGGCGAACTGGGCGCAGTGCCCGCGCAAGTACCGCATGACCTACCTCGACCGGCCGACGCCTCCGCGTGCCGGGGCCTGGGCGCACAGCACCCTGGGCGCGGTCGTGCACAACGTGCTCCGCGCGTTCTTCGAGCTGCGTCCGGGCAAGCGCACCCCGGAGCAGGTTCCCGTCCTGCTGCGCCGCTACTGGAAGAGCGACGGCTTCGCCGACGCCGAGCAGGTCGCGCGCCACCGCCGCCGGGCGCAGGAGTGGCTGACCTCCTACGTCGAGGGGCTCGATCCCGACGCCGCCCCGGTCGCGGTGGAGCGGTGGGTCTCGGCGCCGATGGGCTCGATCATCGCGGAGGGCCGGGTGGACCGGCTCGACGAGCGCGGCGGCGAGCTCGTCGTGGTCGACTACAAGACCGGGCGGCACGCCCTCGGCGTCGACGACGCCCGCGACTCCCTCGCGCTCGCGCTCTACGCGCTGGCGGCGCGCAAGAGCCTGCACCGGCCGTGCCGCCGCGTCGAGCTGCACCACCTGCCCACCGGGCAGGTCGCGGGCTGGGAGCACACCGAAGGCACGCTGCGCGCGCACCTCGACCGCGCCGAATCCCTGGCCGCCGGCCTGCAGGACGCGACCGACGCGTTCGTCGCCGGCGGCGACGACGCGGCCTTCCCGGCGGTGACCGGCAGGCACTGCTCGTGGTGCGACTTCCGCGCGCACTGCCCGGAAGGCAAGCAGGCGGCTCCCGACGTCGCGCCGTGGGCGTCGCTGGGGGAGTGACCGTGCGACCGAACGAACCGAGGCGCGACGCCCGTCCACCGATGCCGCCCCCTCCGCGCCGCACCGATGCCCGGACGAAGCCGCGGATGCGCCCTCCGCTGCCCGAGCAGGAGGCCGAGGAGCTGCGGGCCTGGCGCGACCACGCCGCGCGTTCCGGCGGACGGCACGCGCGCAGGTCGCGGCCGACGCGGTCGGGCACCGCCGCGCGCGGCGTTTCCGGTGCGCTGGCAACGGGTCTGCTCGTGCTGTCGCTGTTCCTGGTAGGCGTGCAGTACTGGGCGACCAGCATCGGCCAGCAGGGACCGGGCGTCGGCGTGGTGGTCGGGCACTTCGTGGCATCGGCGCTGGCGCTGGTGTTGCAGGCCGTCGCGGACCGGCGGCGTGATCTGACCGGAGGTCTGGCGACCGCGGGCGCCTATGTCGTCGCGCTCGGCGCGCTGTGGTTCTGGTGGTGGGTCTGACCGGGTCGCTGCCGCGGGCCCGGATGCGCTGACCCGCGCAAACGTTGCTCAACAGCGCTTTCGCGGCGCGAAGTTTCGGTATTCTCGATCACATGGTCACCCGTGCCCCGGGGCTCCGGGAGCGCAAGAAGCTGCACACGCGCCAGGCCCTGAGCTGGGCCGCGGTACGGCTCGCGGTGGAGCGCGGGCTGGAGAACGTGCTGGTTGACGACATCGCGGCGGCGGCAGGGGTTTCGGCTCGTACGTTCAACAACTACTTCTCCAGCAAGGCGGAGGCGATCGCGGCACGGCACCTGGACCGGTCGCGGCGGGCGGTCGCGGAGTTCCGCGCCAGGCCCCGGGAAGAGGCGCTGTGGACGGCGATCAGCCACGCGGTGCTCTCGCAGTACGCCGGCGACCCCTCCGGTTCGACACCGGACTGGGTCGCCGGGGTCCGGCTGATGATCAGCGAACCCGCGCTGCGCGGGGAGTTCCTGCGCGCCGAGACGCTGGCCGAGGAGGAGTTCGCGGAGGTGGTCGGGGAACGGACCGGCACCGACCCCGGGTGGGACCTCTACCCGCGGCTGGTTGCGGCCGCCGTGGGCGCGGCGGGCCGGGTGGCGATCCACCGCTGGCTGAGCGTGAACCCGCCCGGCCTGCTGGAACCGCTGCTCAGCAACGCATTGGACCAGATAGCCGCTGGTCTTCCTGATCCGTCTGCCAGCAGTGCGGCGCCGCCGAGGACGGACTGAGCCGGGGCTGGCGCTGAGCCCGGCCGTGTCGAGGGTCGAGCGGGGCCGGCCGCTCGGCGGACGATAGTCCGATGTGGACAGAACACAGTCGACCGCGGTCCGGTCAGCGCAGCGCGACCAGCGTCTCGCCGCGCTGCTCGACGAGCACGTCACCCGCCGAGTCGAGCCCCACCGGACCGGCGTAGCCCTGCCGGTCGACGGGGATGACCCGCTCCCGCGCGCCGGTCGCCGGGTCGAGCACGGCGAGCCCGTCCCGCACCGGCACCAGCAGCTTGCCGCCGACGACGGTGCCCGGCCCGAGGGTGTCCGGCGCGGTCCACAGCGGGGTGAGGTCGTCCGGGTGCAGTGCGACGGTGTCGGTGCCGGTGAACCAGTAGACCTGGCCGTCGCGGGTGGTGGCTTCGATCCGCGAGTTCGCGGTGGTGTCCCGCGGTCCGATCCGGACCGGGAAGGACCCGACCACGGCGGCGTTGCCGTCGTAGACGAGCAGTTGCGAGCGGTCGGGCGCGAGCACGGCGGCGTGGTCCTTGGAGACGGCGACCACGCTCGCGCCGGGCAGGCCCAGGCCGGTGCTGAACAGCTCCTCGGGCTTCTCGTCGTCCTCCGGCTTGGTCTTGAGCAGCGTGATCCGGCCGCCGGGTTCGCCGGGGCACTCCTCGACCAGGCCGAACCGCTGGTCTCCGACGGCGACCGAACCGTACTGGCAGTCCGGGCGCTTGAGGTTGTTGTCCGGGTTCTTCATCGCGGGCGGGATGCCGTACTGCTGGGTGCGGACCAGGTCCGAGCGCCAGCTCTCCACGGCCCTGCGGCCGCTCGCGGTGACGTAGGTTCCGTCGGAGAGCAGCCGGGTGCCGAACTCGGCGTCGCCGTTGCGCTGCGGCCCGCGCACGCCGTTCGAGCCGCGCAGCGACGTCACTTCGCTGCAGTTGTGGTCCTTGCGGTAGACCGCGATCGCCCGCTTCCACGACTCGCCGACCGTGCACAGCGGGATGTCCCTGGCGTAGCGCCAGCGGACCTGGCCGGTGGCCGGATCGCGGCCGACGACCTCGTTGCCCCCGGCGGTCACGACGGCCGGTCCCGCCACCACGGGCACCGGGGTGGCCGGGCTCGGCTCCCGCCACGCCTCGCGCAGCGACTCGGGTACCCGCACCGACTCCGGGTCGGGCAGGTCCGGGGCGGACTGGGCGGCGGGTTCGGAGATGGTGGCGCGGGCGTCGCTTCCCGCCCACACCACGACGGAGGCCGCCAGCACGGCCACGGCGATCAGCACGACTGCGGCGAGGTCGGCTTTCGTCCGCCGTTCCGGCCGTACCACTGCGACTCCCCGCTCAGTCCGCTGACTCTGGCGCTCTCGAGCTTAGCCGCCGATCGGGCGACGCCCGGTCTCCCCGCCCGCCGCCGTCGGCAGGGCTGCTCGGCCGGTGGGCGGGGCGTCCGCGCCGCCCCGGCCCGAGACGGGCCGGCTCCTCCGGAACCGACCCGGGACGCGGGCCGGCCCTCCGGGCCGACCCCGCCACCTCACGCCTCGGCGGCCCCGGCTTCGCCGGCGCCCTCGCCGGAACGCCGCCTGCGGCGGCGCCGGCGCGGCCGCTCGCCGCCGCCGTCCGCGCCGCCGTCACCGGCGGCCGGCGCGGTCGCGTCGGCCTTCGCCTCCGCAGGCTGCGCCGCGGCGTCCACGCCGCCGCGGGTCCGGCGGCGCTGGCGCCTGCCCGCCGGACGGGTCTCGCCGTCGCCCTCGGCGCTCTTGCCTTCGCCTCCGCCGCGGGTGCGGCGGCGCGGCTTGCTGCGCGGCTTGCGCTTGGCGTCCTCGTCCGGTTCGGCGGCCAGCCCGGCGCGGGTCCGCTTGGACAGCGGCAGCCTGCCGGTGGCGTCGGACGGGATGTCGAGGTCGGCGAACAGGTGCGCCGAGGTCGAGTAGGTCTCGACCGGCTCGGGCTTGTCCAGGCCGAGCGTGTCGCTGATCATCTTCCAGCGCGGTTCCTCGTCCCAGTCGACGAGCGTGATCGCCACGCCTTCCCGGCCCGCGCGACCGGTGCGGCCGATGCGGTGCACGTAGGTCTTCTCGTCGTCCGGGCACTGCAGGTTGACCACGTGCGTGACGCCGCCGACGTCGATGCCGCGGGCGGCGACGTCGGTGGCGACCAGGATGTCGACCTTGCCGGAGCGGAACGCGCGCAGTGCCTGCTCGCGGGCGCCCTGGCCGAGGTCGCCGTGCACCGCGGCGGCGGCGAAGCCGCGCTCGGTGAGCTCGTCGGAGAGCTTCTGCGCGGTGCGCTTGGTCCGGGTGAAGATCATCGACAGGCCGCGGCCGTTGGCCTGCATCGCCCGCGCGATCAGCTCGGTCTTGTCCATCGCGTGCGCGCGGTAGACGAACTGCTTGGTGCGCTCGTGGATGGCACCGGCGTCGGCCTGCTCGGCGCGGATGTGGGTCGGCTGGCGCAGGAACGTCCTGGCCAGCGTGATGATCGGGCCGGGCATGGTGGCCGAGAACAGCATCGTCTGGCGCTGCTCGGGGACCATGTGCAGGATGCGCTCGATGTCGGGCAGGAAGCCCAGGTCGAGCATCTCGTCGGCCTCGTCGAGCACCAGCGCGCGGACCTTGCCCAGCACCAGGTGCTGCTGCTCGGCCAGGTCGAGCAGCCGGCCCGGGGTGCCGATCACCAGGTCGACGCCGCTGCGCAGCGCCTCGATCTGCTGCTCGTAGGGGCGGCCGCCGTAGACGGCGAGGGTGCGGATGCCCAGGTGCTTGCCCGCGTCGGTGAGGTCGCGCGCGACCTGCACGCACAGTTCGCGGGTGGGCACGACCACCAGCGCCTGCGGGGTGCCGTCACCGGGCACCTGGAGGCGGTGCAGCACCGGCACGCCGAAGCCGAGCGTCTTGCCGGTGCCGGTGCGGGCCTGGCCGATCAGGTCCTCCCCGCGCAACGCCAGCGGCAGGGTCAGCTCCTGGATGGCGAAGGTGTGCTCGATGCCCGCCTCGCCCAGCGCCCGGACGATCTCCGGGTTCACGTCCAGTTCGGCGAAGGTCGGCGTGTCCGGCGTGGCCGGGGCCTCGGCGTGCAGCGGCGGCGCGGTGTCGACGTCGAAGTCGGACGCCGCGGTGGTGCTGTGCTCGAAATCGTGAGCTGTCTTCGATTTTTCCTCGGGGCCGTCGGTGGCCCGTTCATTGCTGAGCGTCAGTGTGATCGCCTCTCTCGGTACCTGCGCGCCTGCGCCCCGCCTCGGGCCGATCCGTCGTGACGGCCTCCCGGCCCGGCGACCGCCGGATGTCCGGGGCCGTGCTCTGAGCCGTGGTCGCACCGCCCGTGTCCACCAGACCTGCGTCTGGCGGGGCTGTGCCCTTCCGGCTCGTGCTCACTGACGTGATGGTGCGCGCCTTCGTTCGATCAGCGGCGTGATCCGCTGTCAGGTTTCTCCAGCCAGGCGTCACAGCGCGGGAACCTGCGAGTCGGCGGGCCCGCCGGGCTCACCGGCCGCCCCGCACTCGGGCTGCGTACGCGCTGGCAGCGGTGGTTCCCGGACCGTCTTGGAGGTCAGGCCGGACGCCTGGACCGCGGGTCTGGCGGGCCCCGGCCCCCGAAGCGGGATCGCGGGAGGAACCGCACCGCATGACACCATGCGGTCCCAGGATACCTGCTCGCGCCACAGTTCATGCTGATGTGTGGTGCAGCCGGTTACGCTCGCGGTCATGAGTGAGGCTGAGCAGGGCGCCGGGGCGCCATCGGGAACCGACCAGCGCGACGAGGAGGACCGCTACGACGAAGGTGTCGTCGACCTGCTCGCGGCGCTCGCCTACGGGGAGCTGTCCGCCTTCGACCGTCTCGCCGAGGACGCGCGCACCGCGCCCACGCTGACCGGCCGCGCGGCCCTGGCGAGCATGGCCGCGGCCGAGATCGGCCACTACCGCATGCTCGAGGACCAGCTCGCGGGCCGCGGGGTCGCGGTCGAGGAGGTCATGCGGCCCTTCGTCGCTCCGTTCGACGACTTCAACGCCTCGACGGCCCCGCATTCGTGGCTGGAATCACTGGTCAAGGCGTACGTGGGGGACGGGCTGGCGGCCGACTTCTACCGGGAGGTCGCCGAGTGGCTCGACCCGGCGACCCGGGAGCTGGTGCTCACCGTGCTCGACGACACCGGGCACTCGGCGTTCGCCGAGCGGGAGGTCCAGGCGGCCTGCGCGGGCGACCGGACGCTGAAGGACAAGCTGACGCTGTGGGGCCGCCGCCTGCTCGGCGAGGCGGTGACCCAGGCCCAGCGGGTGGTCGCCGAGCGCGACGCGCTGGCGGAGCTGATCATCAAGGGCTCCGGCGACCTGACCGGCATCGCGGCGATGTTCCGCAGGCTGCAGAACAACCACACCAAGCGGATGGCCCGGCTGGGCCTGGGCTGAGCGGGCGCGCGCCGCGCAGGGCCCGTCGCCGCGGAGCGGAGGGCCGGCGGCGCGGGGGTCCGTCGCGCCGGCCGGTGTTCGCGGTGCGCGGACGGCCCGGTGGCGCGGAGCTGGGATAGCCTGACCGTGCCCATCGGATACGAGTGCCAACTGGAGGTTCGGCGTGGAGGTCAAGATCGGCGTCGTGGACAGCCCGCGCGAGCTCACGGTGGCCAGCGGTCAGTCCCAGGACGAGGTCGAAGCGCTGGTCGCCGACGCGCTGAAGAACGCTGACGGCGTGCTGGCGCTGACCGACGAGAAGGGGAAGCGCGTCATCGTCCCCTCGGCCAAGGTCGCCTACGTCGAGATCGGTCCGACCGAGACGACCCGGGTCGGTTTCGGCGTCCGCTGACGCGGGCCCAGGCGGCTTTGGGCTGTGACGTCACAGCCCAAAGCCGCTTTCGCATGCCCGGAGCCTTCGCCTGGCCGGTTCAGTCGGCGAGGCTGGTCTCGACCGCGAACGGCGGGCGGCCGACTCCCGTGATCCGGTAGCGGCCCCAAGGGTCGGGGTCCGCGAGCGTGCCCACCGCATCGCCGTCCGGGGTGCGAAGCACGACCTGCGCCTTTCGGCCTCCGGTCAGCTCGTCGACCGCCTCGCTCGCGGCGACGCGGCCGTACCAGTGGAACCGCCCGTCGATGGGCTCGAAGTGCCCGCGCAGCACCACCTGGACGCCGATCTCCCGGCTCTCGTCGAAGACCGTGGCCGGGCCCCGGTAGTCGTCCTCGTCGTGATCGTGTTCCCGCACGTCGCCACCTTTCTCCACGTCGCTGCCGTTCCCGCCGGTCCGGTGCTGTCCGGTCCTGTGCATCCGCCGGTCAGCGGTGCAGTGCCAGTCCGGGCGGGTCGTCGGGTGAGTCGTCCTCCCCGTCGGGCACGACCCGCAGCACGGCGTCCAGCTCGAGCGGCTCGTCGGGGTCGAGCACGATCCCGGCCGAGCGCAGCACGCCGTCGATGCCGTACCAGATGATCTGGGCGAGGTAGTCGGTCAGGTTCTCCCTGCTCATCGACTGGCGGTCCAGCCACCAGTCGCCGCTGGCCTGCACCATGCCGACCAGGCCGTGGCTCCACGCCTCGACCCCGCCCGAGTCCAGGCCCAGCGCCCGCATGTACTCGCCGAGCAGCCGGGACAGCGAGTTGGCGATCACGGTCTTCTCGGCCACGACCGGGTCCTGGGTCACCGGCCGGTCGGTGAAGTTGCGCCGCACCACGAAGCGGTAGAGGTCGGGGAACTCCTCGATGACCCCCAGGTACACCCCGATGATGCGGCGGATGCGCTCGTTCGGGCTGCCCTGCCCGCCCAGCGCCGGCCGCAGCCGGTTCATCAGCAGCTCGGCGCCCCACTCGCCGACCGCCACGTAGAGGTCGCTCTTGTCGCTGAAGTGCCGGTAGAGGACCGGCTTGCTGACCCCCGCCGTGGCGGCGATCTCGTCCATGCCGACGTCGGCGCCGTGCTCGCGGATGGCCCGCACCGCGGCCTCGACGAACTCGGCGCGGCGCGCCTGGCGGTGCTCGCGCCAGCGCTCGCGGCGGGCGTCCCCGCGCCCCTCGCCGGCGGCCTTGACAGGTCGGGAGATGTGGCTCACGCTACCCAAGGTAACTGTTACCGGAAGTAACATGCAACGGCGTGTCCTCCGGACAGGGAGAGGTGAGCACTCGAGATGAGCAGGACCTTGCAGGTCAACGACCGGGAGAGGACAGCGGCCAGACTGCTGAGGTCGTCGGCGAAGAAAAGCTACGACCCCGAGGTCGACATCGACTGGGACGCGCCGCTGGCCGAGGGCAAGCCCTACATCCCGTTCCACCGCAGCTCGCTGTACGGCACGCCGATGTGGGACGGGCTCAGCGACGAGCAGCGCATCGAGCTGACCAAGCACGAGTTCGCCAGCATCGCCTCCAACGGCCTGTGGTTCGAGGTGCTGCTCATGCAGATGCTGCTCAAGGAGTTCTACGTCAGCGACCCCCGCACCAACCACGCCCAGTACGCCCTGACCGAGATCGCCGACGAGTGCAGGCACTCGACGATGTTCGCCAAGGCCGTCGACCGGGTCGGCGCCCCGGCCTACGGCCCGCTCCCGCTGCTGCACCTCGGAGGACGCGTGCTGCCCGCGGTGCTGAAGGGGCCGTCGGCCTACGCCTCGATCCTGGTCGCCGAGGAGATCCTCGACCGGTTCCAGCGCGACCAGATGAACGACGAGGACGTCCAGCCGCTGGTCCGGATGGTCAACCGCATCCACGTGCTGGAGGAGGCCAGGCACGTCACCTTCGCCCGCGAGGAGGTCGTGCGCCGGATGGCCGAGTGCAATCCCGCCGAGCGCGCCTACCACCAGTACTGGACCGCGCTGGTGTCCTGGGCGATCTGCTTCAGCCTCATCAACCCCAACGTCTACAAGGCGGTCGGCCTGCGCCCCCGCGACGCCCACCGGGCGGCGTGGCGGAACCCGCACTTCCTCGACACGCTGCACTGGGGCGGCGAGAAGATCATGGCCTTCCTCGACGAGGCGGGTCTGGTCGGCAAGCCCGGCATGCGGTTCTGGAAGAAGGCGAACCTGATCCGATGACGACCCGGGGGAGTTCGATGACCGCGACGCTGCCCGCCACCGCGCCGGGCATGTTCACCACCTGCGACGGCACCCGGTTGCGGGTGCTGGAGGAGGGCGACCGCGACGCGCCGGTGACGGTGGTGCTGGTGCACGGCTGGACCCTCTCCAAGCACACCTGGGACCGGGTGGTGGCCGGGCTGCCCGCCGCCGTGGGCGCGCCGGTCCGCATCGTGCGCTACGACCTGCGCGGCCACGGCGAGAGCGACCCCGCGCCGCCGGGCAGCGCGACGATCGAGCAGTGCGCCGACGACCTGGCCGACGTGGTGCGCGAACGCGTCCCGGAGGGGCCGATCGTGTTCGTCGGCCACTCCATGGGCGGCATGACCCTGATGGCCTTCGCCGAGCGGCACCGCGCGGTGTTCGAGGAGCGGGCCGCCGGAGTGGCCCTGGTCGGGACGTCCTGCGGTGACCTGGTGGCGCCGGCCCTCGGCCTGCCCGGTCCGGTCGCCGCGGTCGCCAACCGCCTGGAGCGCCGGGTCCGCGTCCGGCTGGCCGCGGCCCGCGGACGCGTTCTCAGCAAGCGGTCGGCCGCCCTGCGGCCGGGACTGCGCTGGCTGCTGTTCGGGCAGCGGCCCACCGCCGCCGACGTCGCGTCCGCCGCGGACTGGGTCGCGGGGTGCAACCCGTCGAACATGGCGTCCTTCCGCGACTCGCTCGCCGAGCACGACCGGCTCGCCGCGCTGGACGACTTCCGGTCGGTGCCCGCGGTGGTGCTCGTGGGCCTGGCGGACCGGCTGACGCCGTACGCGCACGCCGTCCGGCTCGCCGAAGCGCTGCCCCACGCCAGGTTCACGGTCTACGCGGGGGCGGGGCACATGCTGCCGCTCGAACGGGACGTGGAGGTCACGGCCCGCATCGCCGGTGTGGTGCGGGCGGCGACCGGCTCCGCATCGGAGGGCAGGGGCGGCTCCAAGGCCGAGCCTCGGCCCAAGACCGCCAAGGCCGCGAGCGCTGCCGAGGCCGGCAGCGCCTAGCTGGGACATGTTTCGGATGTGGCTTGCGTAGTGGGTCGCTTGGCGGAACCTCGGCCGCCTTCTCGCTCCGAGATCTCCGACTGACGTATGTCCGAACGCGGCGTCGAAGACGTCCTCGCGAGAAGACGGCTGAGGACCCGCGGGTGGTCCAGCTGAGTCCCACACCGCACGCGGCTCCGCCGCTTGTGAACAGAACCCAGACCGCCGGGACGGAGCGCGGTGTCCGGCAAGCCCGCCGGGCGCCGCGTCGTCGTTCCGGGCGACCTCCGGAGCTCTCCGGGGGCGGTCAGCCCGCCTGGAGCGGGAAGCCCGAGATGCCCTTCCACGCGAGGGTGGACATCAGGGTCACCGCCTCGTCGCGCGAGACGGTCTGCGAGGCGTCGAGCCAGTACCTGGCCGTGACCTGGCTGAGCCCGACCAGGCCGACCGCCAGCAGCCGGGCGCGCTCGTGGTCGAGCCCGGCGTCGGCGGTCACCGCCTCGGCCACCGCGTCGATGCAGCCGGACAGCGCGTTCTGCACCGCCTGCTCCACCGACGGCTCGCTGCGCAGGTCGGACTCGAAGACCAGGCGGAACGCCTGCCCCTCGGTGTCGACGAACTCGTAGAGCGCAGCGACGGCCGCGCGCACCCGGTGCTTGTTGTCCGGGGTGGACTCGATGGCCTGGCGCACACGGCGGACCAACTCGCCGCCGTGGGTCTCCAGCAGCGCCAGGTAGAGCTCGAGCTTGCCCGGGAAGTGCTGGTAGAGGACCGGCTTGCTGACGCCGGCGCGCTCGGCGATGTCGTCCATCGCGGCGGCGTGGTAGCCGTTGTGCACGAAGACGTGCTGGGCGGCGTCGAGAAGCTGGGCCCGGCGCGCGTCGCGGGGCAACCGGACGCCTCGGGTCGGCTGCGCGGTTTCCGTCATCCTTGCCTCCACCCGGTTCCTTCAGTGGTTCGCCGGTGACCACCCGGCCCCCGGGTCCTGACTTTACTCGTCGGTAGTCCCCGATACCGAGGTCGCATCGCCCGACCTGGTGGAGCCGGGACGCCCTCGGCGCAGCCGACCGGTTCCGCACCGTGATCGCATGAGGTTAGCGATGGTCGCCGGCGCTCGCGCGAAGGATCGATCTCACTCGTTCCGGACGCTACCGGCGTGCCGGAAGTGGTGGGTGTGACAACTCACCCGCCCTGCTCCGGCCCGATAGCCGAAGATCATGACCGAACTGCGCCATATCGTGTGATCTGGGGGAATTCGATCACCCGGAGTGCCCAGCGCCTCGGGCGGGACGCCTCCCGCGCTGTGGCACTCTTATGACCGTGACCCGCCCGCCCCACCGACCGCGCGCCTCCGAACCCCGCAAGCCGTCGTCGGGCAGAGGAGGCGGCCGCGTGGTCTCCAACCGGACGGAAGGCCACCGCTCGCAACGCAGCGCCGAGCCGCTGGCCGCCTCCTGGCACCCCACCGCGGAGCACGACGGCGACGCCGGCGACGAGTCACCGAAGCCCTCGCGCCGCAGGCGCGTTCTGGGGCGCTACGGCTGGCGGATCTACGCGGTGCCGCTGCTGGTCGTGGTCAGCGCGCTGGCGGTGTTCCAGGCCGTCCGGCCGCCCGAAGGGGGCCGGGCGATCGAGATGAACCCGCCGAACGACGACACCGGGCCCGCGGCGCCGATAGTGACCGAGGCGCCGCCGGGGCAGACCTTCGCGCCGGAGATGTTCTCGGCCGAGCTTCCTCCCGGGGCGCCGGTGCCGGAGTTCGGCGCCCGGACCTTCGAGGTGCTGCCCGGCACGTCGCCGCGGATCGGCCAGGGCGACCTGTACCGCTACACCGTCGAGGTCGAGGTCGGGGTCAAGCTCTCCGAGGGCAACGACAGCTTCGGCAACCTCGTGCAGGAGACGCTGTCGGACCCGCGGAGCTGGACCAACCCGCAGGCGGGCGGCATCGCGCTGGAGCGGGTCGACCGCACCGGCCAGCGCCCGGACTTCCGCGTCATCCTGGTCAGCCAGCAGACGGCCCGCGAGGCCTGCGACTTCTCCAACGGCGTGCCGTTCGACAGCTCGTGCCGCAAGGGCGACATGGTCTACATCAACGCCGCGCGCTGGGTGCGGGGCGCGGTGTCGTTCGAGGGCGACTCCGGCAGCTACCGGCGCTACGCGATCAACCACGAGGTCGGCCACGTCTTCGGCAACGGGCACATCGGGTGCCCCGCGCAGGGCGGGCTGGCGCCGGTGATGATGCAGCAGACCTTCAGCGTCTCCAACAACGAGCTGCACGAGCTGAACAAGGTCGCCGACCAGGGCACGTTCATCCCGGCGAACGGCTTCGTGTGCAAGTACAACGCCTGGCCCTTCCCGGTCGGCGGCAACGGCGGCCCCTGACCGGTGCCCCGCCCGGCCGTGCGGAGTGACCCACGCCGCCCTCCGGGCGTCCGCGACCCGGGATCCGTCCCGGATGGTGGGAGTATTTTGGGTCTCGGAAGACGATCCGCCAGGCTGGCGTTGCAGATTTCGTGAGGTGCTTTCGGCGCCTTCGCGAACGCTTGTGGTGCCTGTGACGCGTGCACGCACGTGGCCGCGGGTCACCGACCATGGAGGAGGAGCTGGGAGATGTCCGGCGCAACGTCACTGCCGCCGCTGGTCGAGCCCGCGGCGGAGTTGACCAAGGAAGAGGTCGCGCGCTACAGCCGCCACCTGATCATCCCGGACGTCGGGATGGACGGCCAGAAGCGGCTGAAGAACGCCAAGGTGCTCGTCGTCGGCGCCGGCGGGCTCGGCAGCCCCGCGCTGCTGTACCTGGCGGCGGCCGGTGTCGGCACGCTCGGCATCGTCGAGTTCGACGAGGTGGACGAGTCCAACCTGCACCGGCAGGTCATCCACGGCCAGTCCGACCTGGGCAGGCCGAAGGCGGAGTCGGCGCGCGACTCCATCGCCGAGGTCAACCCGTTCG is a window of Saccharopolyspora erythraea NRRL 2338 DNA encoding:
- a CDS encoding DUF3152 domain-containing protein, which produces MVSNRTEGHRSQRSAEPLAASWHPTAEHDGDAGDESPKPSRRRRVLGRYGWRIYAVPLLVVVSALAVFQAVRPPEGGRAIEMNPPNDDTGPAAPIVTEAPPGQTFAPEMFSAELPPGAPVPEFGARTFEVLPGTSPRIGQGDLYRYTVEVEVGVKLSEGNDSFGNLVQETLSDPRSWTNPQAGGIALERVDRTGQRPDFRVILVSQQTAREACDFSNGVPFDSSCRKGDMVYINAARWVRGAVSFEGDSGSYRRYAINHEVGHVFGNGHIGCPAQGGLAPVMMQQTFSVSNNELHELNKVADQGTFIPANGFVCKYNAWPFPVGGNGGP
- a CDS encoding AurF N-oxygenase family protein, with the translated sequence MSRTLQVNDRERTAARLLRSSAKKSYDPEVDIDWDAPLAEGKPYIPFHRSSLYGTPMWDGLSDEQRIELTKHEFASIASNGLWFEVLLMQMLLKEFYVSDPRTNHAQYALTEIADECRHSTMFAKAVDRVGAPAYGPLPLLHLGGRVLPAVLKGPSAYASILVAEEILDRFQRDQMNDEDVQPLVRMVNRIHVLEEARHVTFAREEVVRRMAECNPAERAYHQYWTALVSWAICFSLINPNVYKAVGLRPRDAHRAAWRNPHFLDTLHWGGEKIMAFLDEAGLVGKPGMRFWKKANLIR
- a CDS encoding TetR/AcrR family transcriptional regulator encodes the protein MTETAQPTRGVRLPRDARRAQLLDAAQHVFVHNGYHAAAMDDIAERAGVSKPVLYQHFPGKLELYLALLETHGGELVRRVRQAIESTPDNKHRVRAAVAALYEFVDTEGQAFRLVFESDLRSEPSVEQAVQNALSGCIDAVAEAVTADAGLDHERARLLAVGLVGLSQVTARYWLDASQTVSRDEAVTLMSTLAWKGISGFPLQAG
- a CDS encoding alpha/beta fold hydrolase; this encodes MTATLPATAPGMFTTCDGTRLRVLEEGDRDAPVTVVLVHGWTLSKHTWDRVVAGLPAAVGAPVRIVRYDLRGHGESDPAPPGSATIEQCADDLADVVRERVPEGPIVFVGHSMGGMTLMAFAERHRAVFEERAAGVALVGTSCGDLVAPALGLPGPVAAVANRLERRVRVRLAAARGRVLSKRSAALRPGLRWLLFGQRPTAADVASAADWVAGCNPSNMASFRDSLAEHDRLAALDDFRSVPAVVLVGLADRLTPYAHAVRLAEALPHARFTVYAGAGHMLPLERDVEVTARIAGVVRAATGSASEGRGGSKAEPRPKTAKAASAAEAGSA
- a CDS encoding TetR/AcrR family transcriptional regulator, which encodes MSHISRPVKAAGEGRGDARRERWREHRQARRAEFVEAAVRAIREHGADVGMDEIAATAGVSKPVLYRHFSDKSDLYVAVGEWGAELLMNRLRPALGGQGSPNERIRRIIGVYLGVIEEFPDLYRFVVRRNFTDRPVTQDPVVAEKTVIANSLSRLLGEYMRALGLDSGGVEAWSHGLVGMVQASGDWWLDRQSMSRENLTDYLAQIIWYGIDGVLRSAGIVLDPDEPLELDAVLRVVPDGEDDSPDDPPGLALHR